The genomic window AAAATTGGCATTATGGCTAAATAGTGATACGGCAATACTGAGTATAATTAGTATTGTCGTTTTTTTTGATATTTTTTATGCCTACATTTGATTATGATTTATTCGTTATAGGTGCAGGTAGTGGCGGTGTTAGAGCCTCTCGCATGGCTGCCAGTATGGGTGCCAGAGTTGCTGTGGCAGAAGATGCACCCTTAGGTGGCACATGCGTAAATTTAGGATGTGTACCAAAAAAACTCTACAAATATGCATCAGATTTCTCAGGTGACTTTGAGGCTTCAAGGGGCTTTGGTTGGAGCATCGAAGGCATCTCATTTGATTGGGAAGTTTTAAAAGCTAATCGAGCAAAAGAAATTTCTCGTCTAAATAATATTTATCAAAACATATTAGAAAAACCAGGCGTTCAAATCATCCGAGGTCGTGCAAGCCTTGTGGATGAGCACACTATAGAAGTTGAAGGAAAACATTACACCTCTAAAAATATACTTATTGCCACAGGTGGATGGCCAGGTATTCCTGAAATAGAGGGAGGAGAGTTATCAGTAAACTCCAATCAGATTTTCGATTTGGAAGAGCTTCCTAAAAAGATTGTTATCGTTGGCGGGGGATTTATTGCCTGCGAATTTAGTTCAATCTTTAATGGGTTGGGAGTACAGGTACATCTTATTGTTCGCTCAAAGATGCTTAAAAACTTTGATGCCCCAAGTATGGATTTCTTGAAAGAAGAGATGATTAAGCATGGAGTGGATATACAAGAAGGCGTTAATATCAAATCCATAGATTTGAACGATGAAGGGTCCGAGTTTAAATTGACAGTGCATCTTGATAATAATGTATCCCTTCAGGCCGATGAAGTTCTTATGGCTGTAGGTCGCATACCAAATACTGAAGGTCTAAATTTAGATGAAGTTGGTATTGAAACATCGAAATCAGGACATATAAAAGTAAATGAAAATTTTCAAACATCTGTGCCTTCAATTTTTGCATTGGGTGATGTGGTAGGTCGATTAGAACTCACTCCAGTCGCTATTGCTGAAGCAATGACTCTAGTTAATCATATGTTTGGAGATGGCACTCGTAAGATGTCTTATCAAAATGTTCCGTTTGCCGTCTTTACAAATCCTACTTTTGGGTCTGTAGGGCTTACTGAAAGCGAAGCTCAGGAAAAATTTTCTGATGATGTTGAGATATTCGAATCTAACTTTAAGGCTATGAAGCACACGCTTTCTGGCAAAGATGAAAGAACCTTAATGCGTATCATCGTACAAAAATCAACGGACAAAGTTTTGGGTGTACATATGGTGGGTGAGGATGCTCCTGAAATTATCCAAGGTTTTGCTGTTGCATTGAGAGCTGGAGCGACAAAGGCGGACTTTGACTCAACTATTGGTATTCACCCAACCTCTGCTGAAGAGCTCGTAACCATGCGTACTCCAAAATCAAAATAGGAATTTTTATGTCTATTATTTCTTCTACTGTTGCAATAGGTACTCTTGGCGGTACTATTACTATGACAAAATCCACCGATTCAGGTGGTATTAAATCTACATTATCAGCGGAAGATTTGATTTCTTCTGTACCTGGTTTGCAGGACATGTCACTAGAGATTTGGCAAAAAACAATTGCTAACGTTGCCAGTGGGTCGCTGGATTTTGATACGGTCTTCGCATCCCTTGCTTGGGCAAAGCAACAAGTGGAACACGGTGCTCAGGGTGTTGTTTTAGTTCAGGGTACAGATACTCTGGAGGAAACTTCATATCTTTTAGATTTGTACTGGCCGTATGCAGCACCGCTTGTACTCACAGGTGCTATGAGACATCCAGAATTAGCTGGTGCAGACGGGGCCGCAAATTTACTCGCTGCCATTAAAGTTGCAGTCGACATTAAATCTCGAGGGCATGGGGTATTTGTAGTTATGAACGATGAAGTACATCAAGCCCGTTACGTAGCAAAAACTCACGCCAATGCTGTAGATGCTTTTGAATCCCCTCAGACAGGACCTGTTGGAGTGGTTACTGAAAACAGTCTTCATATAAGAAGATCGCCAAATGAACGTATGCTTTTCCCTGTTCCTGAGGATTACGATGCACGTGTTCTTCTATTAGAGTCTACTTTAGATGAATCTGGTGAAATTTATGATTGGATACCGAAGTCATCTTATAAAGGTCTTGTGATTGCTGGATTTGGAAGTGGACATGTTCCAGGTAGCATTGCCAGCAAAATAGAAAAGATAATTAACGATATGCCTGTGTTGGTCTGCTCCAGGACTGGGCGTGGGACTACAACTTACAAAACATATGCGTATGAAGGTAGTGAAATCGATCTTCAACAAAAAGGTGCCTTGATGGGTGGCTTTTTATCTCCTCGTAAAGCTAGGCTTCTTTTGAGTGCGATGATTTGGTCGAAGATGGATAGAAGTAAAATTTGCGAGCATTTGCGTAATTACAATAAGGACTCTGTCTAAGGCATGAGCGAAAAAGCTTTAGTTGTTTTTTCTGGCGGTCAGGATTCTACTACCTGTCTGCTTCAAGCTATTGAAAATTTTGGTGTTGGCAATGTTAAAGCAATCACTTTTATATATGGTCAACGACATGAGATTGAACTGAAAAAGGCTAGAGAAATTGCGATTGATCTCGGTATTGAGCAGACTATACTTGATCTTAGTGTGATGAAGTCAATCACCACAAATGCACTTATGCAAAAGGGTGCTGAGATTAAGACTGACGAATCAGGTCTACCTAATACATTTGTAGATGGTCGCAATGCATTGTTTCTTTTATATTCCTGTATCTATGCAAAGTCTCAGGGCATAAAAAATATTGTTATCGGTGTGTGTGAAACTGATTTTAGCGGTTATCCAGATTGCCGAGATATTTTTGTGAAATCGATGAATGTGAGTATGAACCTTGCTATGGACTACGATTTTGTTGTTCATACACCGCTTATGTGGCTTACTAAGGCTCAAACATGGGAGTTAGCTGATAAGTTGGGGCGTTTAGATTATGTTAGAACTCGTACGCATACATGTTATGAAGGTGTTGAAGGTGGGTGCGGAAACTGTCCTAGTTGTGTACTTAGAAATCGTGGACTTGAAGAGTATTTAAATTCCAAAAATGAAAGTAGTAAAAACGTTTAACTTCGACATTGCCCACCTGCTTGATGGTCATGACGGTAAGTGCAAAAATTTGCACGGGCATACATATAGACTTGAAGTTGAGGTTGCTGGACCAGTTATTGAAGATGGTCCGAAAAAGGGTATGGTTATTGATTTTGCGGACCTAAAGAGTGTGGTCGATGACTTAATTATTGCCCGTATGGACCATGCTTTTTTGTACGATTCTACTAATGAAAGAGAGACTGCAATAGCTCAATTACTAGAGGGCTGGAACATGAAAACTTATCCATTCAAACATAGAACAACTGCCGAAAATATTTCTCGTCATATTTTAGATTTGCTAAGAGAACGCCTTGAAGGCGTTAATCGAGTTCGTTTGTGGGAGACACCTTCTTCTTATAGTGAATGCACTTTCGATGACGAAATTTGAAATTATAAGATTGCAGTCTGGTGCGACGGAACCGCAATTTCGCATAGTTGAAATTTTTAAAAGCCTTCAAGGAGAAGGGTTTAACACGGGGATGCCTGCTACATTTGTGAGGCTTGGGCGTTGTAATCTTGCTTGTGGATGGTGTGATACAAACTACAATTCGTTTGGTTTAAAGTCTCTTTCGGAAATTCTGCAGATTGTTGAAGATTTGGGTCAGTCAAATATTATTTTGACGGGTGGAGAGCCTTCAGTGCATCCAAATGTTGAGCTTTTAATCGAGGCGTTTAAGAGTCGTGGGTACTATTTGTGCATTGAAACTAACGGTATTAGTGATGTGCCAGAGGGTATAGATTATATTGCCATAAGCCCAAAGTATTGCTATAAGGAGCGTTACGAAAAGGTTGGTTTGAGGTATGCAGACGAAATCAGAATTGTTGTTGATTTTAATGAGACAAACCGAGAAGATTTTTTGAATTGGCTACAAGATATAAATGAGAAATTTAATTCAAAAAAATATTATTTATCCCCATTGGAACATGATGGTAGCATGAACATTCAACAGACTATAAAAATTATTGGGGAATTGAATGGTTTAAAAATTGGACCTAGGTGGGAGTTAAGCCTGCAAACTCATAAGCTTGCAGGCATAGAGTAGTTAGAAAACATCTTTACCATTAAATGAATCTTCGGAAAAGTGCCTATTCTGAGTTTGCATTTTAGCTAATTGAGCAAATCTTTGATCCTGATTGTACTCAGACAAAGAATATACAGCCCAGATAATCGCTGGAATCCAACCTATTAAAGTCACCATAAGAATCAAACAAATAATCCCTTCAATAGGTTTACCGATAGTAAAGAAAAGAACTGGAGGAAGGAAAATAGCCAATAATAAACGCATAAATTTCTCCTAATATCTAATCAACTAAATTTGCCTTGATTGATTGAACTCAAATTCACGAATTCTTCGTTCGTTTTTGTAATTAGACAAACATATAAAAGCCCAAACCATGCAAGGTATCCATCCAAAAATCGGAAATATAACAATTCCAAAAATTGCAAGTATAAAGGACAGCACAAATATTAATGTAAAGTAAATTAAGCAAAGTAAACCCTGAATTGGTCTACCAATTGTGAAAAACACAAGCGGTGGGAAAAATATAGCTAAAAGAATTCGAATCATAATACCCCCTATAAGAAATAATCCGTATATAACACAACATATTGTTTAGTGCTTATTATATATAGGTACTAGTTAAGTTTATTTAAATATAGGAGAAAAAATGTCTGACTTTTATGATTTACAAAAAAATCGCCGTTCCATATATGCACTTGGAAAAGATATCCACTTATCTAATGAAGAAATCGTATCGTTAATTCAAAATGCAATTAAAGAATCTCCGACTGCGTTTAATTCTCAGTCTAGCAGAGTTGTTATCTTATTAGGTGTGGAGCATGATAGATTTTGGGAGCTTGTTAAATCCTCTATTAAAGAAGTTGTTAAGCCTGAGGATTATCCAACTTCTGAAAGTAAAATTAATGGTGCATTTAAGGCAGGATATGGAACTGTACTGTTTTATGAGGATCAGACCGTTATAGATTTCCTTCAGCAGCAGTTTCCCCTATATAAAATTAACTTTCCTAAGTTTTCATTGCAAAGTAGTGGCATGGCACAATATGCCGTATGGGTGGCATTAGCTGAAAAAAATATTGGGGCTTCATTACAACACTACAACGAATTGATTGAGCAAAAATTAATATCTGAATTTGGAATTTCGGATAAATGGTCCCTTGTGGCTCAGATGCCTTTTGGTAGTATTAAAATAGATCCAAACCCTAAGGATTATGTATCAGATGAGGGACGGTTTTTGATTCTAGGAAACAATAGTTAGTTGACGTGAAATAGAGCTAGATTTGGTGGTTTGGGGCGGAATCGAACCGCCGACACGCGGATTTTCAATCCGCTGCTCTACCAACTGAGCTACCGAACCATATTGATATGTAAGCTATATATATTACTGAAATTCTTTCCGTTTGTGAAGCATTTTTTAAATTTCCTTGATGTTTAAAATTAAATTGAAACGAAATTGTATTATTTGTGCATGCAAAACCTTATAATATGTGATTGAATTTAATAATAATTTAATTCTAATGACTAGCGTATTTACCTTTGGACTTAATCATCACTCTGCACCTGTAGATGTGCGTGAGAGGGTTTCTATGTCTGGAGATTTGATACGTCCTGCACTTGATGGTTTAAGGTCCTGTTTTAATGGTCGCGTAAAAGAAGCGGCCATTCTTTCAACCTGTAATAGGACTGAGATTTATGTCGCTGCTCAACCAGATGCTGCTATGCATATAGGTCAGTGGATGGCTGATTTTAACTCTCTAGATTCCTCTGTTATTGCACCTCACCTCTACGAGTACACTCAGGATAAGGCGGTTAGACACGCTTTTAGAGTTGCATCAGGTCTTGATTCCATGGTTTTAGGTGAAGCTCAAATTTTAGGTCAGATGAAAAATGCCGTAAGAGCTGCTTCAGAGGCAGGATCTCTTGGGACTATGCTTAATCAGCTTTTTCAAAAGACTTTTTCTGTAGCTAAAGAGGTTAGGTCTAATACAGCGATTGGTCAGGAATCTATTTCTATGGCTGCCGCAGCTGTACGTATGTCAGAGAGAGTTTT from Taylorella equigenitalis ATCC 35865 includes these protein-coding regions:
- the gorA gene encoding glutathione-disulfide reductase, which translates into the protein MPTFDYDLFVIGAGSGGVRASRMAASMGARVAVAEDAPLGGTCVNLGCVPKKLYKYASDFSGDFEASRGFGWSIEGISFDWEVLKANRAKEISRLNNIYQNILEKPGVQIIRGRASLVDEHTIEVEGKHYTSKNILIATGGWPGIPEIEGGELSVNSNQIFDLEELPKKIVIVGGGFIACEFSSIFNGLGVQVHLIVRSKMLKNFDAPSMDFLKEEMIKHGVDIQEGVNIKSIDLNDEGSEFKLTVHLDNNVSLQADEVLMAVGRIPNTEGLNLDEVGIETSKSGHIKVNENFQTSVPSIFALGDVVGRLELTPVAIAEAMTLVNHMFGDGTRKMSYQNVPFAVFTNPTFGSVGLTESEAQEKFSDDVEIFESNFKAMKHTLSGKDERTLMRIIVQKSTDKVLGVHMVGEDAPEIIQGFAVALRAGATKADFDSTIGIHPTSAEELVTMRTPKSK
- a CDS encoding asparaginase; protein product: MSIISSTVAIGTLGGTITMTKSTDSGGIKSTLSAEDLISSVPGLQDMSLEIWQKTIANVASGSLDFDTVFASLAWAKQQVEHGAQGVVLVQGTDTLEETSYLLDLYWPYAAPLVLTGAMRHPELAGADGAANLLAAIKVAVDIKSRGHGVFVVMNDEVHQARYVAKTHANAVDAFESPQTGPVGVVTENSLHIRRSPNERMLFPVPEDYDARVLLLESTLDESGEIYDWIPKSSYKGLVIAGFGSGHVPGSIASKIEKIINDMPVLVCSRTGRGTTTYKTYAYEGSEIDLQQKGALMGGFLSPRKARLLLSAMIWSKMDRSKICEHLRNYNKDSV
- the queC gene encoding 7-cyano-7-deazaguanine synthase QueC, with protein sequence MSEKALVVFSGGQDSTTCLLQAIENFGVGNVKAITFIYGQRHEIELKKAREIAIDLGIEQTILDLSVMKSITTNALMQKGAEIKTDESGLPNTFVDGRNALFLLYSCIYAKSQGIKNIVIGVCETDFSGYPDCRDIFVKSMNVSMNLAMDYDFVVHTPLMWLTKAQTWELADKLGRLDYVRTRTHTCYEGVEGGCGNCPSCVLRNRGLEEYLNSKNESSKNV
- the queD gene encoding 6-carboxytetrahydropterin synthase QueD: MKVVKTFNFDIAHLLDGHDGKCKNLHGHTYRLEVEVAGPVIEDGPKKGMVIDFADLKSVVDDLIIARMDHAFLYDSTNERETAIAQLLEGWNMKTYPFKHRTTAENISRHILDLLRERLEGVNRVRLWETPSSYSECTFDDEI
- a CDS encoding 7-carboxy-7-deazaguanine synthase QueE, giving the protein MPATFVRLGRCNLACGWCDTNYNSFGLKSLSEILQIVEDLGQSNIILTGGEPSVHPNVELLIEAFKSRGYYLCIETNGISDVPEGIDYIAISPKYCYKERYEKVGLRYADEIRIVVDFNETNREDFLNWLQDINEKFNSKKYYLSPLEHDGSMNIQQTIKIIGELNGLKIGPRWELSLQTHKLAGIE
- a CDS encoding nitroreductase family protein, giving the protein MSDFYDLQKNRRSIYALGKDIHLSNEEIVSLIQNAIKESPTAFNSQSSRVVILLGVEHDRFWELVKSSIKEVVKPEDYPTSESKINGAFKAGYGTVLFYEDQTVIDFLQQQFPLYKINFPKFSLQSSGMAQYAVWVALAEKNIGASLQHYNELIEQKLISEFGISDKWSLVAQMPFGSIKIDPNPKDYVSDEGRFLILGNNS